DNA from Comamonas serinivorans:
TCAGCGAACTGCGCTTTCGCCGCCTGCTCGATGCCGGTGACGTGGAGACCCTGTTCGCCGGCCTGCGCCGCGCGCTGCCGCTGGTCGAGCACCGCGTCGATCCCGAGAGCCTGGCGAAAGACGTCTTCTTCTGGGGCGATGGCGTCAAGAAGCGCTGGGCCTACGACTACGCCTGGTCCATGACCTGACCCTCCACTGTCCGAACGCCTTCACACCCGACATCGAAAGGAACACCATGAGCCGCTTCGTCCAACTGCACCTGCTGACCAGCTACCCGCCCTCCAACCTGAACCGCGACGACACCGGCCGGCCCAAGACCGCGCTGGTGGGCGATGCTAACCGGCTGCGCGTGTCCTCGCAGAGCCAGAAGCGCGCCTGGCGCACCTCCGAGGGTTTCGAGGCCGCGCTGGCCGGCAACTTGGGAACGCGCACCAAGCGCATGGGCAAGGAGGTCTTCGACGCGCTGAAGGCTGGCGGCATCGATGAGAAGAATGCCCGTGAATGGGCCCGGCTCGTCGCGCGCCAGTTCGGCAAGCCCAAGTCGGAGAAGAACACCGAGAATGATGCCGACCTGGAGATCGAGCAACTGGCCCATTTCAGCCCCGAGGAGAAGGAGGCGATCCAGGCGCTGACGCAGGCTCTCATCGCCCGCAAGGACAAGCCGACCGACGATGAGCTGAAGCTGCTGGGCCAGCCGCGCCGCGCGGTGGACATTGCCATGTTCGGCCGCATGCTGGCCGATGCGGCTGAACACAACATGGAGGCTGCGGTGCAGGTGGCCCACGCCATCACCGTGCACAAAGCCGCGGTGGAGGACGACTACTTCAGCGCCGTGGACGACCTGAACACGAAGGGCGACACGGGTGCGGGCCACATCGGCGAACGCGGCTACGGTGCCGGCCTGTTCTATCTGTACCTGTGCATCGACCGCGAACTGCTGGCCAAGAACCTGGGCGGTGACGCTGCGCTGACGCACCGCGCCCTGGCGGCCCTGGTCGACACGGTGACCAAGGTCTCGCCCACAGGCATGCAGAACAGCTTTGCCTCGCGCGCTTACGCTGGTTATGTGCTGGCCGAGAAGGGCAACCAGCAGCCGCGCTCGCTGGTGCAGGCCTTCCTCAAGCCGGTGAAGCCCCATGGCGACGAGAGCATGTTCGACAAGGCCGTGGATGCGCTGGAGGCGCGCTGCAAGAACTTCGATGCCGTGTACGGCGCCTGTGCCGATGGGCGCTTCACGCTCAATGTCGAGAAGGCGCAGGGCTCACTGCAGGCGCTGACGGCCTTTGTCGCGGACTGAGCGCGATGGCATTCCTCGTCTTCCAGTTGCAGGCGCCGCTGGCGGCCTGGGGCGAGCCGGCGGTGGGGGAAGCGCGCGGCACGGCCGCGACCCCGTCGCATTCGGCCATCGTGGGCCTGCTCGGCGCGGCCTTGGGGGTGGACCGGACCGACGAAGCCGGACACGCTGCGTTGCGCGACGGCTACGGCGTGGCCGTGGCGCTGCTGCGCTCAGGCAGCCTGCTGCGCGACTATCACACGGCCCAGGTGCCGGGTCGCGCCGCGCTCAAGGGCCGGCCGCAGTTCACGCGGCGCCAGGAGATGGCCGTGCCCAAGCAGGACCTGAACACCATCCTCTCCACGCGCGACTACCGCCAGAATGCGGCCTGCCTGGTGGCGCTGCAGGCCATGGTGCCTACGGCGATGCCGCTCGAAGCGCTGGCCAGCGCCCTGCGCGCGCCGCGCTTCGTGCTGTACCTCGGGCGGCGTGCCTGCCCGCCCGCCGCACCGCTGTGGCCGCAGGTGGTCGAGGCGGCTTCGGCCCACGCGGCATTCAACCAGTACGCGCAGCGTTTCGAGGCTGCGCGCCAGGCGGCGGCTGACCCGAAGGGCCGGATTCCGCTGGAGCCGCTGGATGGCATCGAAAGGCTGGTGTTCGACGAGCGTGTGCAGGCCGGCGTGGCGGCCGATCTGTCGACGCGGCGCAAGGACCGGCTGATCCGGCGCGCGGGTTGGCAGTTCGGCGACCGCACCGAGCATGTCGCATTGCTGCCGCGGGAGGCGTAAGCATCATGTACTTCAGTTTGATCACCGCCGCGGACGGCCATGGCCTGGCCGCGGCCCACGAGCGGGCCGGTGGCCCCTATGCCGACCACCAATGGCTGTGGCGCTGGTTTCCGGCCGAGGCCGGTACGCGCCGCGATTTCCTGTTCCGCCGGCAGGAGGGCGAAGGACCGCCGCGCTTCTACGTGGTGTCCGAGCGCGCGCCACTGCCGGGCCTGGGGGCCTGGGAGGCGCGGACGCGCCCCTACGAGCCGCAACTGGAGCAAGGCGAGGTGCTGCAGTTCGAACTGCGTGCGAATCCCACAGTACGCCACGACCGGTCGGGCAAGTCCAGCCGCCACGATGTGGTGATGGAGGCGAAAAAGAAGCTGCTGGCCGAACGCGGCCTGCAGCGCTGGGCGGACTGGAAGGAGGACAGGCCAGTGTTGCATGGCGTGGTGCACGACGCCTGCGCCCGTTGGTTGGAACGGCGTGGCGAGACCGGGGGCTTTGCGGTGGAGCGCGACAGCCTGCTGGTCGAGGCGCATGAACAGCACCGCGAGAAGTGGGACGGTGCGCTGCGGTTCACCTCGGTGGATCTGGCCGGGCGATTGACCGTCACCGATCCAGTCGCCTTCGGCCAGGTGCTGCTGCGCGGTCTGGGGCAAGCCAAGGCCTTCGGCTGCGGTCTGGTGCTGGTGCGGCGCGGCGCAGCCTGATGTCCGGCCTGCTGCCTCCCCTCAAACCCATCCCGATCAAGGATCGGCTGTCCGTCGTCTTCATCGAGCACGGCGAGATCGACGTGCTCGATGGAGCTTTCGTCGTCGTCGATGTGAAGGGGATCCGCACGCACATCCCCGTGGGCGGCGTGGCCTGCGTGATGCTGGAGCCAGGCACGCGCGTGTCGCACCGGGCTGCGGCCCTGGCCGCCCGCGTGGGCACCTTGCTGGTTTGGGTGGGCGAAGCGGGCGTGCGGCTGTACTCGGCCGGCCAACCTGGTGGTGCGCGCTCGGACCGGCTGCTCTACCAGGCACGCCTGGCACTCGACGAGGTGCTGCGGCTCAAGGTGGTGCGCAAGATGTACGCGTTGCGCTTTGGTGAGGAGCCGCCCGCGCGCCGCAGCGTGGATCAGTTGCGCGGCATCGAGGGCGCACGTGTGCGCCGCACCTACCAGCTGCTGGCGCAACGCTTTGGCGTGAACTGGAAGGGGCGCGACTACGACACGCAGGAGTGGGACGCGTCGGACGTGGCCAACCGCTGCCTGTCCGCGGCCACGGCCTGCCTGTACGGGGTGACGGAGGCGGCGGTGCTGGCGGCGGGGTATGCGCCGGCCATCGGCTTCATCCATACCGGCAAGCCCTTGTCTTTCGTTTACGACATTGCCGACGTCTACAAATTCGAGACCGTGGTGCCGGTGGCGTTCAAGGTGGCTGCGTCGCAGCCGCAGGGGAATGTGGAACGCGCCGTGCGGCTGGGTTGCCGTGATGTGTTTCGCGAGACACGGCTGCTGGACCGCATCATTCCGGACATCGAGGAAATCCTGTCGGCGGGAGAGATCCCACGCCCGACCGCTCCGGATGGCGCTGTCGGTCCGGCAATCCCCAATCCCGAAAGCCTGGGCGATGCT
Protein-coding regions in this window:
- the cas7e gene encoding type I-E CRISPR-associated protein Cas7/Cse4/CasC; this translates as MSRFVQLHLLTSYPPSNLNRDDTGRPKTALVGDANRLRVSSQSQKRAWRTSEGFEAALAGNLGTRTKRMGKEVFDALKAGGIDEKNAREWARLVARQFGKPKSEKNTENDADLEIEQLAHFSPEEKEAIQALTQALIARKDKPTDDELKLLGQPRRAVDIAMFGRMLADAAEHNMEAAVQVAHAITVHKAAVEDDYFSAVDDLNTKGDTGAGHIGERGYGAGLFYLYLCIDRELLAKNLGGDAALTHRALAALVDTVTKVSPTGMQNSFASRAYAGYVLAEKGNQQPRSLVQAFLKPVKPHGDESMFDKAVDALEARCKNFDAVYGACADGRFTLNVEKAQGSLQALTAFVAD
- the cas5e gene encoding type I-E CRISPR-associated protein Cas5/CasD; this encodes MAFLVFQLQAPLAAWGEPAVGEARGTAATPSHSAIVGLLGAALGVDRTDEAGHAALRDGYGVAVALLRSGSLLRDYHTAQVPGRAALKGRPQFTRRQEMAVPKQDLNTILSTRDYRQNAACLVALQAMVPTAMPLEALASALRAPRFVLYLGRRACPPAAPLWPQVVEAASAHAAFNQYAQRFEAARQAAADPKGRIPLEPLDGIERLVFDERVQAGVAADLSTRRKDRLIRRAGWQFGDRTEHVALLPREA
- the cas6e gene encoding type I-E CRISPR-associated protein Cas6/Cse3/CasE, translated to MYFSLITAADGHGLAAAHERAGGPYADHQWLWRWFPAEAGTRRDFLFRRQEGEGPPRFYVVSERAPLPGLGAWEARTRPYEPQLEQGEVLQFELRANPTVRHDRSGKSSRHDVVMEAKKKLLAERGLQRWADWKEDRPVLHGVVHDACARWLERRGETGGFAVERDSLLVEAHEQHREKWDGALRFTSVDLAGRLTVTDPVAFGQVLLRGLGQAKAFGCGLVLVRRGAA
- the cas1e gene encoding type I-E CRISPR-associated endonuclease Cas1e, with the translated sequence MSGLLPPLKPIPIKDRLSVVFIEHGEIDVLDGAFVVVDVKGIRTHIPVGGVACVMLEPGTRVSHRAAALAARVGTLLVWVGEAGVRLYSAGQPGGARSDRLLYQARLALDEVLRLKVVRKMYALRFGEEPPARRSVDQLRGIEGARVRRTYQLLAQRFGVNWKGRDYDTQEWDASDVANRCLSAATACLYGVTEAAVLAAGYAPAIGFIHTGKPLSFVYDIADVYKFETVVPVAFKVAASQPQGNVERAVRLGCRDVFRETRLLDRIIPDIEEILSAGEIPRPTAPDGAVGPAIPNPESLGDAGHRA